The following coding sequences are from one Vibrio syngnathi window:
- the eno gene encoding phosphopyruvate hydratase, whose translation MSKIVKVLGREIIDSRGNPTVEAEVHLEGGFVGMAAAPSGASTGSREALELRDGDKSRFLGKGVLKAIEAVNGPIAEALVGSDAKAQADVDQIMLDLDGTENKSKFGANAILAVSLANAKAAAAAKGMPLYEHIAELNGTAGQFSMPLPMMNIINGGEHADNNVDIQEFMIQPVGAKTLKEGLRIGAEVFHNLAKVLKSKGYSTAVGDEGGFAPNLKSNAEALEVIAEAVAAAGYELGKDVTLAMDCAASEFFDKEAGIYNMKGEGKTFTSEEFNHYLADLANNFPIVSIEDGLDESDWDGFKHQTELLGDKLQIVGDDLFVTNTKILAEGIEKGVANSILIKFNQIGSLTETLAAIKMAKDAGYTAVISHRSGETEDATIADLAVGTAAGQIKTGSMSRSDRVAKYNQLIRIEEALGSKAPFNGLKEVKGQ comes from the coding sequence ATGTCTAAGATCGTTAAAGTTCTAGGTCGTGAAATCATCGATTCACGTGGTAACCCAACTGTAGAAGCTGAAGTACACCTAGAAGGCGGTTTCGTAGGTATGGCTGCTGCTCCATCTGGCGCATCTACTGGTTCTCGCGAAGCTCTTGAGCTACGTGACGGCGACAAATCACGTTTCCTAGGTAAAGGTGTTCTTAAAGCTATTGAAGCTGTAAACGGCCCAATCGCTGAAGCTCTAGTAGGTTCTGACGCTAAAGCACAAGCTGACGTTGACCAAATCATGCTTGACCTAGACGGTACTGAAAACAAGTCTAAGTTCGGTGCGAACGCTATCCTAGCTGTATCTCTAGCGAACGCAAAAGCTGCTGCTGCTGCGAAAGGCATGCCTCTTTACGAGCACATTGCTGAGCTAAACGGTACTGCAGGTCAATTCTCTATGCCTCTACCAATGATGAACATCATCAACGGTGGCGAGCACGCAGATAACAACGTTGACATCCAAGAGTTCATGATCCAACCAGTTGGCGCTAAGACTCTTAAAGAAGGTCTACGTATCGGCGCTGAAGTATTCCACAACCTAGCTAAAGTTCTTAAGTCTAAAGGCTACAGCACTGCAGTTGGTGATGAAGGTGGTTTCGCTCCTAACCTTAAGTCTAACGCTGAAGCTCTAGAAGTTATCGCAGAAGCTGTTGCAGCTGCTGGTTACGAACTAGGTAAAGACGTTACTCTTGCTATGGACTGTGCAGCATCTGAGTTCTTCGACAAAGAAGCTGGTATCTACAACATGAAGGGCGAAGGTAAAACTTTCACTTCTGAAGAGTTCAACCACTACCTAGCTGACCTAGCGAACAACTTCCCAATCGTTTCTATCGAAGACGGTCTTGACGAGTCAGATTGGGATGGCTTCAAGCACCAAACTGAACTTCTAGGCGACAAGCTTCAAATCGTTGGTGACGATCTGTTCGTTACAAACACTAAGATTCTTGCTGAAGGTATCGAGAAAGGCGTAGCTAACTCTATCCTTATCAAGTTCAACCAAATCGGTTCTCTAACAGAGACTCTAGCTGCTATCAAGATGGCTAAAGACGCTGGCTACACTGCAGTAATCTCTCACCGTTCTGGCGAAACTGAAGATGCAACTATCGCTGATCTAGCGGTAGGTACAGCTGCAGGTCAAATCAAAACTGGTTCTATGAGCCGTTCTGACCGTGTTGCTAAGTACAACCAACTTATCCGTATCGAAGAAGCTCTAGGTTCTAAAGCTCCTTTCAACGGTCTTAAAGAAGTTAAAGGTCAATAA